A genomic window from Yarrowia lipolytica chromosome 1D, complete sequence includes:
- a CDS encoding uncharacterized protein (Compare to YALI0D15136g, no similarity), translated as MLTTPYPVGSLGAENIRWMLEFDLAVEDADPSQDKHRHVKLLLEHFPLEEKLWLRRRFDRISKEIQETEGVDPEGSSSNKIVFGNKYWAAVRRYVLDNWCPTTTYVRLYQDLRDVHREDFFNNRDFSRRVQFLFHLCYRNTFDEEDERQVYMRGDPNYKFFNPSVKPWIDQVDEYVAIIE; from the coding sequence ATGCTCACAACACCATATCCCGTCGGCTCCCTTGGAGCAGAGAACATCAGATGGATGCTAGAGTTCGATCTCGCAGTGGAGGACGCAGACCCCTCTCAAGATaaacacagacacgtcAAGCTTCTGCTGGAGCACTTTCCGTTGGAGGAAAAGCTGTGGCTTCGGCGACGGTTCGATCGCATCAGCAAGGAGATCCAGGAAACAGAAGGGGTTGACCCAGAGGGATCTTCGTCCAACAAAATTGTCTTCGGCAACAAGTACTGGGCCGCTGTCAGAAGATATGTGCTGGACAATTGGTGTCCCACCACAACATACGTGAGATTGTACCAGGACCTGCGAGATGTGCACAGAGAAGACTTTTTCAACAACCGCGACTTTTCTCGACGCGTTCAGTTCCTGTTTCATCTGTGCTACAGAAATACTtttgacgaagaagacgagcGTCAGGTCTACATGCGCGGCGATCCGAACTACAAGTTCTTCAACCCCTCAGTAAAGCCCTGGATTGACCAGGTGGATGAATATGTAGCCATCATTGAATAG
- a CDS encoding uncharacterized protein (Compare to YALI0D15158g, some similarities with uniprot|Q9XE85 Sorghum bicolor Polyprotein (putative retroelement)) encodes MNSSDSTNNTSPHSSATCSTAPTTSSVPAVTFLPTPQSPDFSHEHARYLNWLRSIYPVHTIPIFTGDAVLVSQNAQLAHDWLIAVENFLCTFPVPHHARPHLLGSRLFGSAGLWWRQSMAKNILSNWHEFKSNFASYWCPEFNSQTESHFFHKVRQGVAETAAEFAQRRLQVGKMAGVPKTYHVSLRRSRKLIYDPDNQVYLCMVKPRRDSEAVSREELELISKNKDIVVNTPPDLAKSPFCVNYGLCRHETEFVEYHVNRMLEEGLVDPTQSVYGAPVLIIISKDGEFRMCTDHRILDDRSINDRFWLPKTDEILSQIGHNGVFSKLHLFSGYYQAFKKPTGLSNNVISIFPLDLREDRDNHLGLSEVLDQLGGCLSGVAFEEFDNLIVCSKDRETHTADLDNVLRVLRQRHIYVNKYQSDMFKSSLELLGHIVDKQTCRPDPLKVCTIVNWRAPLNTTDTASFLHLAGYYRRYIPDFALVARPMALLCGGNKPFDWTEKCQSAFDLIKTTLVRAAPVRLETLRGAYRLSTEIFETCFSVVLEQQDASGMFHVVDRKSARFHGLELRFTEYEKNVKAIVYALRKWRIGHGLFLIQTRFPLSRDIILNPAYLKGSSLSRWLHFIHAHQFEVADIIQNKMQKNGTDGLKRGVEVDGKMGVDNVVDSGANSLAKRVCVEN; translated from the coding sequence ATGAACAGCTCGGATAGTACAAATAACACGTCGCCACACTCTTCCGCCACTTGTTCTACCGCCCCTACAACTTCGTCCGTGCCAGCAGTCACGTTCCTTCCGACCCCGCAATCGCCAGACTTCTCTCACGAACATGCCCGATATCTCAACTGGCTCAGAAGCATCTACCCGGTTCATACGATACCCATCTTCACAGGAGACGCCGTGCTAGTGTCGCAAAATGCACAGCTTGCCCATGACTGGCTGATTGCTGTCGAGAACTTTCTGTGTACGTTTCCAGTCCCACACCATGCCAGACCTCATCTTTTGGGCTCTCGGCTTTTTGGTTCTGCAGGTCTTTGGTGGCGACAGAGCATGGCAAAGAATATCCTCTCTAACTGGCATGAGTTCAAGAGCAACTTTGCGAGCTATTGGTGTCCAGAATTCAACTCGCAGACAGAGAGTCACTTCTTTCACAAAGTCAGACAGGGAGTcgcagaaacagcagccGAATTTGCACAGAGACGATTGCAGGTGGGAAAAATGGCTGGTGTGCCGAAAACCTACCACGTCAGTCTCCGACGGAGCAGGAAGCTCATCTACGACCCCGACAACCAAGTTTATTTGTGTATGGTGAAGCCAAGGCGCGACTCAGAAGCTGTCTCCCGGGAAGAGTTGGAGCTCATatccaagaacaaggacatTGTTGTCAACACTCCGCCTGACTTGGCCAAGTCTCCCTTCTGTGTCAACTACGGTCTTTGTCGTCATGAAACCGAGTTCGTGGAGTATCACGTAAATCGGATGCTGGAAGAGGGACTGGTGGATCCTACCCAATCAGTCTACGGAGCCCCTGTGCTAATTATCATTTCCAAAGACGGAGAGTTCCGAATGTGCACAGACCATCGCATTTTAGACGACAGATCTATCAACGACCGTTTCTGGTTGCCGAAAACTGACGAAATTTTGTCTCAAATCGGACATAATGGAGTGTTCTCGAAACTTCACCTATTCTCAGGATACTACCAGGCGTTCAAGAAGCCCACTGGCCTTTCTAACAATGTCATCTCTATCTTTCCCCTGGACCTGAGAGAAGACAGGGACAACCATTTAGGGCTTTCTGAGGTATTGGATCAGCTTGGTGGTTGCCTGAGTGGTGTTGCATTTGAAGAGTTTGACAATCTAATTGTCTGCTCAAAGGACCGAGAAACACACACCGCAGATCTTGATAATGTTCTGCGAGTACTTCGTCAGAGACACATCTACGtcaacaagtaccagtCTGACATGTTCAAGTCGTCACTTGAGCTATTGGGACATATTGTCGATAAGCAGACGTGTCGTCCTGACCCCCTTAAGGTCTGTACGATTGTCAACTGGCGTGCACCTTTGAACACCACTGACACTGCATCTTTCCTACACCTGGCAGGCTACTACCGACGCTACATCCCCGACTTTGCACTGGTAGCTCGCCCTATGGCTCTCTTGTGTGGAGGGAACAAACCTTTTGACTGGACAGAAAAGTGCCAGAGTGCATTCGACCTTATCAAGACTACACTTGTGCGCGCGGCTCCTGTGCGACTGGAAACTCTCCGAGGAGCTTACAGGTTATCAACTGAAATATTCGAGACTTGCTTCAGCGTGGTAttggagcagcaggacgCATCCGGAATGTTCCATGTGGTTGACCGGAAGAGTGCCCGATTCCATGGCCTTGAGTTACGTTTCACAGAGTATGAGAAGAACGTAAAGGCAATCGTGTATGCTCTTCGCAAGTGGCGAATTGGCCATGGCTTGTTCTTAATCCAGACCCGATTCCCTCTTTCTCGAGACATAATTCTGAACCCTGCTTATCTCAAGGGCAGTTCTCTTTCCAGATGGCTGCATTTCATCCACGCTCACCAGTTCGAAGTGGCGGATATTATTCAGAACAAGATGCAGAAGAACGGTACCGATGGCCTCAAACGAGGTGTTGAGGTGGACGGTAAGATGGGGGTAGATAACGTGGTGGACTCAGGTGCTAACAGCCTGGCTAAAAGAGTATGTGTGGAGAACTAA
- a CDS encoding uncharacterized protein (Compare to YALI0D15180g, no similarity) — translation MKNLSSKSNTPSVAFVTQWNSANASKKHTTPNYHFVDSEKREFSDLSYSIEKAVTKSTPSTAIKVVSVSVTAQDEHAAYELSDPEDWSDADDDDNHVDRQSWFYRPAPIMIPVYKPLYVPSVSFEEHLEIIRKGHTQRYTPYHKTCYYKKKTDN, via the coding sequence ATGAAAAACCTCTCTTCTAAGTCCAATACCCCCTCCGTGGCCTTTGTGACCCAATGGAACAGCGCCAATGCCTCCAAGAAACACACTACACCTAATTATCATTTCGTTGACAGCGAGAAGCGGGAATTTTCAGACTTATCTTACTCTATCGAGAAGGCTGTCACGAAATCAACCCCTTCTACTGCTATAAAGGTTgtctctgtgtctgttACTGCCCAAGACGAGCATGCAGCATACGAACTGTCTGATCCCGAAGACTGGAGCGATGctgacgatgacgacaaTCATGTTGATCGTCAGAGCTGGTTTTACAGACCCGCACCCATCATGATCCCTGTTTACAAGCCTCTCTATGTTCCGTCTGTGTCTTTTGAGGAGCATCTGGAGATCATTCGAAAAGGACATACCCAGCGGTACACTCCCTACCACAAGACATGTTactacaagaagaagaccgaTAATTAA
- a CDS encoding uncharacterized protein (Compare to YALI0D15246g, similar to uniprot|P12753 Saccharomyces cerevisiae YNL250w RAD50 DNA repair protein, similar to Saccharomyces cerevisiae RAD50 (YNL250W); ancestral locus Anc_1.110), producing the protein MSSISKLSIQGIRSFDNTERETITFNKPLTLIVGQNGSGKTTIIECLRYATTGDLPPHSKGGAFIHDPKICGEKEVLGQVKLAFTNVNGIQMICTRTMQVLVKKNTRQFKTLEGQLMASNNGERTTVSTRCAELDAQMPLYLGVSKSILDYVIFCHQEESLWPLSEPAVLKKRFDEIFEALKFTKALDSIKSLRKEKNVEIKLQTQTTEYLKADKDRADKAAEKANLLLERIEDYKSQADELETKMEMVTKQSDELFQSNQQFQQVLAEVQQLKRDRVVVGEQRERLEKNCTEVLTVSDDELQKQVSEFDSRLDDRRETVSGLKQDSEDARKDMEGHRLEYNSAIVEVGQWEAKKQELENQINARESLLEEIGKKWNTSDLNELRSDLKSDLERVKKEAEAEEGNQTDKISKLSTALTEKKGQINHDKASTLSYENEVRRLQDEMDTIPTVEGTIAYEESVIQKLEEKLAGLQGNSQGEEARFETEIESCDEQTEVLSKRLEKCNSDLAEFNSKSEKRAEHRMLVSELAKQRGVLRGVEDALSKQYDEVGVTDEKTYTAKLSSYQNAVEKGQGAVSKSRDSLANLTTRLDILNKESLVKDATLSELYETISAVLGEGEDNIDDYESTLENLSNDLEVATQNRESTMFTARYYETAVKLAKSAQHNCLLCSRKFSDTELTDFLAHVEEKTISLPDTKERADKEYQDIKSDFDNVQGISGEVREWRNLKESVESVSAQLKKLKQEVVEGQSAFEKEEESLSLLESQLRDLEVLKKAVEDVKRLKSDVASKEKELTDFEGEYSTLMDFSEESTSDLPSLASSLNSQIKSINQKRQKLVDDREALRKQFSSLQGQISDKKLSLSTQKNQLTKKTGLQQQISGLKTKIEECRARIRTVREEIESIEPKLQSLKNELSEMRVTNGDKMEAISDKLEDVKNDANQLSHMSQQIQQLEELDIASMLTKTGRRADSAKGEVENLTQRITQLGEDIATQEKALIDLKGHQRNLQDNLEVRRLTNEMSQIEGRIRELDETKAVRDRDEYQQKSQQLRSQHSAYSSKHAGLLGEMRQMDDQLRNLNVELKSEFLDVHEKYRKALILLKTTTVANEDLGKYGKALDSAIMQYHSMKMNEINTIIDELWKATYSGTDIDTILIRSDEDKPGAAKNRSYNYRVVMVKSDAELDMRGRCSAGQKVLAAIIIRLALAECFGINCGMIALDEPTTNLDSDNIESLAKGLSNIIDARSSQKNFQLIVITHDEKFLTHMAASKHTDHFYRVSRNVRQKSSIEWCPISLIQDS; encoded by the exons ATGTCTTCGATTTCGAAA CTTTCCATTCAGGGAATCCGTTCTTTCGATAATACCGAACGTGAGACCATCACCTTCAACAAACCATTGACACTCATTGTTGGCCAAAATGGTTCTGGAAAAACCACCATCATCGAATGTCTGCGATACGCCACTACCGGTGACCTTCCTCCTCACTCCAAGGGAGGTGCTTTCATCCACGATCCGAAAATCTGTGGAGAGAAAGAAGTGTTAGGACAAGTTAAACTGGCATTCACCAACGTCAATGGCATACAAATGATATGTACACGAACGATGCAGGTTCTTGTTAAGAAAAATACTCGTCAATTCAAGACTTTGGAGGGACAGCTGATGGCCAGTAACAACGGAGAGCGTACTACTGTGTCGACGCGGTGCGCAGAACTAGACGCCCAGATGCCGCTCTATTTGGGTGTCTCGAAGAGCATTCTCGATTATGTCATCTTTTGTCATCAGGAGGAGTCACTCTGGCCGCTATCCGAGCCAGCCGTGTTGAAGAAGCGGTTTGACGAGATTTTCGAGGCTCTCAAATTCACAAAGGCATTGGATTCTATCAAAAGTCtcagaaaagaaaagaatGTGGAGATCAAGCTTCAAACACAAACGACAGAGTACCTCAAAGCAGATAAGGATAGGGCCGATAAAGCTGCTGAGAAGGCGAatctgctgctcgagagGATTGAGGATTACAAGTCCCAGGCGGACGAGCTTGAGaccaagatggagatggtgacAAAGCAGTCCGATGAGCTGTTTCAGAGTAACCAGCAGTTTCAGCAGGTGTTGGCAGAagtccagcagctcaagagAGATCGagtggtggttggtgaaCAGAGGGAGAGGCTTGAGAAGAACTGTACCGAAGTGCTGACAGTTTCTGATGACGAGTTGCAGAAACAGGTGTCTGAATTCGACTCGCGACTAGATGACCGACGAGAGACCGTGTCTGGACTCAAACAGGATTCCGAAGATGCTAGAAAAGACATGGAGGGTCATCGCTTAGAGTACAACTCTGCCATCGTTGAAGTGGGTCAATGGGAGGCCAAGAaacaggagctggagaaccAGATTAACGCCAGAGAATCTCTACTCGAGGAGATTGGTAAGAAATGGAACACTTCGGACTTGAATGAATTGAGATCTGACCTCAAAAGTGACCTTGAAAGGGTCAagaaagaagcagaagctgaagaGGGTAATCAGACCGACAAGATCAGCAAGCTATCCACTGCTTTGACGGAAAAGAAGGGACAAATCAACCACGACAAGGCTTCCACTCTTTCCTATGAAAATGAGGTCAGGCGTCTGCAAGATGAGATGGATACCATTCCGACGGTCGAAGGAACGATCGCCTACGAGGAAAGCGTGATTCAGAAactggaggagaagttggCAGGACTTCAGGGTAATTCGCAAGGGGAGGAGGCGAGATTTGAAACTGAGATTGAGTCATGCGATGAGCAGACCGAAGTGCTCAGTAAACGGTTGGAGAAATGTAATTCTGATCTAGCCGAGTTCAATAGCAAGTCGGAGAAGCGAGCTGAACACCGCATGCTGGTGTCGGAGCTGGCTAAGCAGCGGGGCGTGTTGCGGGGCGTGGAAGATGCGCTATCCAAGCAGTATGATGAGGTGGGCGTCACGGACGAGAAGACTTATACAGCCAAGCTGTCAAGTTATCAGAATGCGGTGGAAAAGGGGCAGGGGGCTGTAtccaagtcacgtgattcgcTAGCAAATCTCACCACTCGTCTTGACATCTTAAACAAGGAATCACTTGTCAAGGACGCAACTCTCAGTGAGCTTTACGAAACCATTTCTGCTGTTCTAGGCGAAGGGGAGGACAACATTGATGACTACGAATCGACGCTAGAGAACCTCTCCAATGACCTAGAGGTCGCCACCCAGAACCGGGAATCCACAATGTTCACCGCGAGGTACTATGAGACTGCAGTGAAGCTTGCCAAGTCGGCTCAACACAACTGCTTACTTTGCTCGCGTAAGTTCTCGGACACTGAACTGACTGATTTTCTTGCCCACGTGGAAGAGAAGACTATATCTCTTCCCGATACCAAAGAACGGGCTGATAAAGAATACCAGGATATCAAGTCCGATTTTGATAACGTCCAGGGTATTTCCGGAGAGGTGCGGGAGTGGAGAAACTTGAAGGAGAGCGTGGAGAGTGTGTCTGCacagctcaagaagctcaaacAGGAGGTCGTTGAAGGCCAATCGGCTTTtgaaaaggaggaggagtcactgtcgctgctggagagtCAGCTGCGGGATTTGGAGGTGCTGAAGAAGGCTGTTGAAGACGTCAAGCGACTAAAAAGCGACGTGGCTTCTAAAGAAAAGGAGTTGACCGACTTCGAGGGTGAATACTCGACCCTGATGGACTTCTCTGAAGAATCAACCTCTGATCTACCTTCTTTGGCTTCCTCTTTGAACTCGCAAATCAAGAGTATCAACCAGAAGCGTCAAAAGTTGGTAGATGATAGAGAGGCCTTGAGAAAGCAGTTCTCCTCCCTTCAAGGCCAGATATCGGACAAAAAGTTGAGTCTCAGTACCCAGAAGAACCAGCTAACCAAGAAGACAGGGCTTCAGCAACAAATTTCGGGTCTGAAGACGAAGATTGAAGAATGTCGAGCTCGAATCAGAACAGTCCGAGAGGAGATTGAATCGATTGAGCCTAAACTTCAGTCACTGAAGAACGAATTGTCTGAAATGAGGGTGACTAACGgagacaagatggaggCTATTtccgacaagctggaggatgtCAAGAATGACGCCAATCAACTGAGCCATATGAGccagcagatccagcagctggaggagttggacATTGCGAGTATGCTGACAAAGACAGGAAGACGAGCAGATTCAGCCAAGGGCGAGGTCGAGAACCTGACTCAGCGCATCACTCAGCTGGGCGAAGACATTGCCACTCAAGAGAAGGCCTTAATTGACTTGAAGGGACATCAACGTAATCTGCAGGACAACTTGGAGGTTCGCCGACTAACTAACGAGATGAGTCAGATTGAGGGGCGTATTCGCGAATTGGACGAAACAAAGGCTGTCCGGGATCGAGACGAATACCAACAAAAGTCCCAACAGTTGCGATCACAGCACTCTGCCTATTCATCTAAACACGCTGGCCTGCTTGGAGAAATGAGGCAGATGGATGACCAGCTGAGAAATCTCAATGTGGAGTTGAAATCTGAGTTCTTGGATGTCCACGAGAAGTACAGAAAGGCGTTGATTCTTCTGAAAACTACCACAGTTGCCAACGAGGATCTTGGAAAATACGGAAAAGCACTTGACTCCGCCATCATGCAGTACCACTCTATGAAGATGAACGAGATCAACACGATCATTGATGAGCTGTGGAAAGCCACGTATTCCGGAACAGATATCGACACGATTTTGATTCGATCAGATGAGGACAAGCCTGGAGCTGCGAAGAACAGGTCCTACAACTATCGAGTAGTTATGGTCAAGAGCGACGCGGAACTCGATATGAGAGGGCGTTGTTCGGCAGGTCAGAAGGTGCTGGCTGCCATTATCATTCGACTTGCGCTGGCCGAGTGTTTTGGAATCAATTGTGGAATGATTGCTCTCGATGAACCTACAACCAACCTTGACAGTGACAACATCGAGTCGCTTGCTAAGGGTCTCAGTAACATTATTGATGCTCGAAGCAGTCAGAAGAACTTCCAGCTGATTGTAATTACCCATGACGAAAAGTTCCTGACCCACATGGCAGCTAGCAAACACACTGATCATTTTTACAGAGTGAGCAGAAACGTCagacagaagagcagcATCGAGTGGTGTCCCATTAGTTTGATCCAGGACTCATAA
- a CDS encoding uncharacterized protein (Compare to YALI0D15268g, similar to uniprot|P53852 Saccharomyces cerevisiae YNL247w cysteinyl-tRNA synthetase, similar to Saccharomyces cerevisiae YNL247W; ancestral locus Anc_1.115) has protein sequence MFAIRGVRRQLPLYNTYRLRLFCTMDSSAVKQPEWHAPKEPQSRDTLKLYNSLTRSKTAFVPIAGNKVTWYCCGPTVYDSSHMGHARNYVSTDINRRILQDYFGYDVLFVQNVTDIDDKIIIRGRQQHLFQKYVEENKGLSQEVLSKVLSSWNDFAKDKLGYTDEVADFEKYVESETTKLKSIEDAKFKMNLASAQAAAKALTDKTVTPDIFYPAVKDVLVLTLDQEQGSTVSDHKIFRELSAFWEGEFDKDMAKLNVLAPSVTTRVSEYVPEIVEYVEKIIDNGYAYVSDSGVYFDTAAFDKSHDYAKLQPWNKGHADLIDEGEGSLSNKTGKRNYSDFALWKASKPGEPFWDSPWGQGRPGWHIECSVMASAILGPQMDIHSGGIDLAFPHHDNELAQSEAHYDCKQWVNYFLHTGHLHIEGQKMSKSLKNFITIDEALQTYSPRQLRLAFALQQWNNQLDFKSALISEVKSVESTFSKFFAKVRALKGEVEDKVSKGVLVSKKTGPAELALLNALSDCKEAVHIALCDNLATPAAIQNMVQLVGKVNLYLGETSTENVRTEILVDVATFISKMFAVFGFRTRTDNLGFTEESSEASSEALIMPYLTTLRNFRDDIRGKAMARAAHLEFLQATDQVRFDLLKQGVSLDDRGVGEPALIKILSDSEKLELIKAQEEKEKRAAEKAAKREAQAKLEAQKVAEREAKAKIAPKDLWKDDPAYSQWDEDGIPTHNAEGEAISKSLKKKLTKQHEAQKKLYHDYEGQILE, from the coding sequence ATGTTTGCGATTCGAGGTGTACGACGTCAATTACCGCTCTACAACACCTATCGACTTCGTCTTTTTTGCACCATGGACTCCTCCGCCGTTAAACAACCCGAGTGGCACGCTCCGAAAGAGCCTCAGTCTCGTGACACCCTGAAGCTGTACAACTCGTTGACTCGATCCAAGACTGCTTTTGTTCCCATTGCTGGCAACAAGGTCACCTGGTACTGCTGCGGGCCCACCGTCTACGACTCCAGCCACATGGGCCATGCCCGAAATTACGTTAGCACCGACATCAACCGACGAATTCTACAGGACTACTTTGGATACGATGTTCTGTTCGTGCAGAATGTGACTGACATTGACGATAAGATCATCATCCGAGGCCGACAGCAACACCTGTTCCAAAAGTACGTTGAGGAGAACAAGGGTCTGTCTCAGGAGGTGCTGTCAAAGGTTCTCAGCAGCTGGAACGATTtcgccaaggacaagctcGGTTACACTGATGAGGTTGCCGATTTCGAGAAGTACGTGGAGTCGGAAACAACTAAACTCAAGTCAATCGAAGACGCCAAGTTCAAGATGAACCTAGCAAGCGCACAGGCTGCTGCTAAGGCTCTCACCGACAAGACCGTCACACCAGACATTTTCTACCCTGCTGTCAAGGATGTTCTTGTGCTCACACTGGATCAGGAGCAGGGCTCCACCGTGTCGGACCACAAGATCTTCCGAGAACTGTCTGCGTTCTGGGAGGGTGAATtcgacaaggacatggCAAAACTCAACGTTCTGGCCCCCTCTGTCACAACTCGTGTCTCTGAGTACGTTCCTGAGATTGTCGAGTacgtggagaagatcaTCGACAACGGCTACGCCTACGTCAGCGATTCCGGCGTGTACTTCGACACCGCTGCCTTCGACAAGTCCCACGACTACGCCAAGCTCCAGCCCTGGAACAAGGGCCATGCTGACCTGATTGATGAGGGAGAAGGTTCTCTTTCCAATAAGACTGGCAAGCGAAATTACTCTGATTTCGCCCTGTGGAAGGCCTCCAAGCCCGGTGAGCCCTTCTGGGACTCTCCTTGGGGTCAGGGACGACCTGGATGGCACATTGAGTGCTCTGTCATGGCTTCTGCCATTCTCGGTCCTCAGATGGACATTCACTCTGGAGGTATTGATCTGGCATTCCCTCACCACGACAATGAGCTTGCCCAGAGTGAAGCCCATTACGACTGCAAGCAGTGGGTCAACTACTTCCTTCACACTGGCCACCTACACATCGAGGGTCAGAAGATGAGCAAGTCTCTGAAGAACTTCATCACCATTGACGAGGCCCTCCAGACCTATTCTCCGCGGCAACTCCGTCTGGCGTTCGCCCTTCAGCAGTGGAACAACCAACTCGACTTCAAGTCTGCCCTGATTTCCGAGGTCAAGTCCGTGGAGTCCACCTTCTCAAAGTTTTTTGCCAAGGTCCGTGCTCTCAAGGGCGAAGTTGAGGACAAGGTTTCAAAGGGTGTTCTTGTTTCCAAGAAGACCGGCCCTGCTGAGCTTGCCCTGCTGAACGCTCTGTCCGACTGCAAGGAGGCCGTTCACATTGCTCTCTGTGACAATCTGGCCACACCTGCTGCTATTCAGAACATGGTGCAGCTTGTTGGCAAGGTCAACCTTTACCTTGGCGAGACTTCCACCGAGAATGTGCGAACTGAGATTCTGGTTGATGTTGCCACCTTCATTAGCAAGATGTTCGCCGTCTTTGGTTTCCGAACTCGAACTGACAACCTGGGTTTCACCGAAGAGTCTTCCGAGGCTTCTTCCGAGGCTCTGATCATGCCCTACCTTACCACTCTGCGAAACTTCCGGGACGACATTCGAGGTAAGGCTATGGCTCGAGCCGCTCATCTCGAATTCCTGCAGGCCACTGATCAGGTGAGATTCGACCTGCTTAAGCAGGGCGTTTCCCTTGACGACCGTGGTGTCGGCGAGCCTGCCCTGATCAAGATTCTGTCCGATTctgagaagctggagctgaTCAAGGCacaggaggagaaggagaagcgagCTGCggagaaggctgccaagcgagaggcccaggccaagctggaggcGCAGAAGGTTGCCGAGAGAGAGGCCAAGGCTAAGATTGCTCCCAAGGATCTGTGGAAGGATGACCCCGCTTATTCGCAGTGGGATGAGGACGGAATCCCAACCCATAACGCTGAGGGTGAAGCTATTTCTAAGAgtctcaagaagaaacTTACCAAACAGCAtgaggcccagaagaagctgtaTCATGACTACGAGGGACAGATTTTGGAGTAA